The nucleotide window TCTGAGGTCTGATCCGCCATTTTCTCAATGTTTTTCAGATCCCCATACTTTGATTCTGCCAAAATTCTAATTGTTGATTGGAACTCGGATAGTTTCAGCAATCCAACCACCTCCTTTGAGACATTGGATGAGGACTTGTTTGTTACAGTTTTGATTTGCTGCATATCATGGAACAAGGTGTCTGCCTTTTTGTGAAATTCCGATGATGCCGCATCTGCCCTTTTTAATAATTCTGATATGGATGATATTTTTTGATCAATTGTATTTGTCTTGTTAAGAACGTGGTCCTTGAATGTACCAAAGTCGTCTTGGACGGACTTTAGTCCCTCGCCAACAAACGCAGTAGCATCCGCTCGGTGTATTAATGAACCAATCTCGGATTCTATTTTTGCAATCTCTCCGCGCAAATGGGTAATGGAGTCAGTCTTTGCCATGTTTGTTACAAGCTCGTTTTGTAGGTTTTCTAGGCTAGATTTTAGTGCAGGTAGCTCAGACTCTAGGCTAGATTTTTCCGATTTTTCAAATATTGCGTGGAGTTTTTCCTTTATCTTGTCCAGCTCGGATTCAATAGTAGAGGTCTTGTCTGCCTTTGATGAAATGCTGCCAAGATCTTCTTTGATGTTATCGATTCTTTGTGCAATTTTGATTATCATGTGAGTATTATTTTGAATAGAGTTTTGGTTTTCTCCAACTGCCTTCATTATTGATTGTGGGTCAGGTGATTCCTTTTGGATTTGCGATATCTTGTTTACCTGTTCTTGTAATCTAGATGCTTGCTCATTGACATTTGTGATAAGACTTGCCTGTGCTCTGACTTGGTTTAGTCCGGCGTATAATCTCTGGTTGTCTTCCTCGATAATGCTTATCTGCTTTGATTGTTTTTGGATTTGCTCTAGTGTGTTGATCAAAGTATCAATCATTCCCTTCATGGAAAGAAGCACCTTTTGATTATCAGAGAAAACCTTACTCATGGACTTGATTTCTTTTGATAGTGTTTTAGTGGAATCAGAGACTGCAGCTACTTTTTTTGCAAGGTTTACAGTGTCTTTTTTGTTCATACCTGTAGGTTTTTCCGATGATTTGCTAGTTTTCTTTGCAGACACTAGTCTTAGGAGGGGCTGTTCATACTAAAGGGTGCAGCTAAAATAAGATGAAAAATGAAGTCGCTACTCATTGACCAGTTCTGGCCCATGGAGGATTTCATGTAGCGTTTTTTCCGTCAAACCATTCATGGATTCGACGAACTGTTTTGTGCAATATTCGCATGTAATCATAAAGTACGGTACCATACCGTACTAATAAGACCATGGTTATGTCATAATTACTAACCTAGGCATGAAATTGCCGAACAAACCTAAGCAAATCATATGTTCATAGCAAACATACTGATTCCTATAATGTCAATTACCAAAAGCCCAACATGCTCAAGGGCAAAAGTATCTCGCTTAATTGGAAATTACAGTTATTGTTCAATGCAATTGCCATAGTGTCGGTTTTGGTCATATCGATGGGCAATTTCAATATCACAAGTCAGATGGTGGAAAAATCAGGAGATGCAAGTATGAAGACACATCTATCTGAGATGTTCACTCAGGCCATAATTCTTGGAATAACAGTAAATGCTGGTGTTGGAGTATTTGCATATTTCATCTCACGAAGAATAACCAAGCCAATTATCAAGGCAACCGAGATTGCAACAAAGATAAGCCAAGGCGATCTTAGTATTACAGTACAGGAATCAAAATCAAATGACGAAATTGGAAAGCTGCTCAATGCAGAAAAGCAGATGGTCTCTAATCTAAGAAACATAATATCTGAGGTGAATAATTCATCCCAGTCTGTTTTTGCAAGCGCACAACAAATTGCAGCATCAGGAACAGAAATGAATTCTTCAATTCAGCAAATCTCAGCTACAGTAGACCAAATAGCAAGGGGCTCAGAATCGCAGGCGCAAGGCCTAAACAAATCAAAACAAATCGTAGATGATCTATCAAAGACAATCAACGAGTTATCCAGAGATGCTGTAGAATCAGTAGAAGAGACAAATCGAGTAGGCATTCTCTCTGAGAAAGGCTCAGAATCTGCAAAAGAGGCAGGGCAAAGGATGAACAACATAATTCGTGTCACAAACAACTCTGCAGAAAAGGTGCGAGGATTGGCGCAGAAAACAAGTGAGATCACCGCGGTATTAGATGTGATAAGGCAAATTGCAGATCAGACAAATCTTTTAGCACTAAATGCCGCAATAGAGGCAGCACGAGCAGGTGAGGCAGGCCGTGGATTTGCGGTAGTGGCAGATGAGGTAAGGCGCCTTGCAGAAAGCTCATCAAAATCATCAGAGGAAATCGATTCCAAGCTAAAGCAGATTCAGGAAGACGCCCAAATTGTAGTAGAGGACATTGAAATCAGCTCAAACGAGGTAAACCAGGGAAAGATGGTAATAGAATCATCACTTAAAACCCTAGACGAGATTGCATTGCACATTAGAAGCGTCTCAGAGAAGGCAAAACACCTCTCAAACACTGCACAGCAAGAAGTAATCAAAGTCAAGGAAGTATCGACACATGCAATAGAAATATCTGCGGTTGCAGAGCAAAACGCATCAGCCACAGAAGAAACATCTGCTGCAGTAGAACAACAAACATCTCACACCCACGAAATTGCAAGTGCAGCAAACCAAATGTCAACTCTGGCAGAGCAGCTTCAAAATGTTATCTCAAAATTCAAGCTAAGCTCTGATGAGCCAGAAATCCTAGTTCAGAACTAGACGTCTTCAGATCTGTCGTATGCTTTTAGCTGATCCTTCTTTCTTTTCAGTACAGCAAAGATTCCAAGAATTGCTGCGATCCAAGCTGAGCTGAATACAATATTTGAAAAGCTTGCATACATGTATGGCGTGGCATCCATTAGGTTTTGTCGTATCTGAATTGCCCTAAGGTGGGTATCAGTCATTGCAGTGCTGTATTCAACCGAGTTCTTTGGCTCATTTTGTATTGCATCCATTGATTCTATCAGCGAATCAATGTCTTGCTGGATTCTTGTGAAATCCGTAGTGTCGGTTGGGAATATCCATACTGGATTTCCTTCTTTTGGCAGTTGTTCTTTGATTGCGTTGAGGTCTTGCAGCATTGATTGTGGGTTGCCTCCGGTTGCTATTCTATCCAGATAGCCACGCGACAGATCCAGTGGATACACATCGGTTTGGTATCCCTGGTATGCCATGTATGCACCAAATACTATGATTGCAAACATGCCAATTAGCGCCATTTGGTAATAGTTGTCTGCCATCTTTTCCGTCTTTGTTTTTGGTCGCTCTGATTTAATTCTTTTAAATCTAGAATGAGACAGGCTCTGGTATGCCACATAGAAAAAGCCAATTGTTGGAATCGCAATGATTGGCGCAAAGATTGGATTTTTTGAAAATATCGAAATCAAAATTCCAAGCAAGCCATAGACACCAAAGAATATCTCAAGCAGTGTTGTCTTTGTAAATGGCAGATTGTATGCCTTGTCACGCCAATCATCGGTATTTTTTATGATGCCATATTTTGGAGTGCGCAAAAATTCGTTCTTTTTGCCAAATATTCCATCAAACACTGCCACAGTGTTGTTCACGGCCATTCCCGCAGAATAAATCAGCAAAAACGGCATGACCTTTGCCTTTTGTTTCCAGTTCTGACCCCACAGATTGTAAATTACTACCAGATACGCAAATGGTCCCATTGCAAGATATGTCATGATGGTAAGGGCGGGCACAAACTTTAGAACATGAAGATTAAAGTTTGCAGCCAAAAGAATCGGCAGCGCCAAAAACTGCACCAACAATAACGGATATCCGATGTGTCGCGTAAGCTGGACAAACGCCTGAATCTTTGTCTCAATTGGAATATGTCTTTTGATTAGAATATCACCAAGTAGTTTGACTGCGCACTGGATTGCACCCTTTGCCCACCTGAACTGTTGTCTTTTTGCAGCATTCATCTGGACTGGCAATTCCGCATCAACCACAATATCCTCAATAAAGACACACTTCCAACCCTTCATCTGGGCGCGATAGCTCAAATCCAGATCCTCTACCAGTGTGGCAGTGTGCCACCCACCAGCATCCTCGATGCAGTCTCGCTTCCAGATTCCAGCAGTTCCATTAAAGTTCATGTAAAGATGTGAGTTGCTCTTTGCTCTTTGCTCAACCAAAAAATGAAAGTCAAGACTCAGTGCCTGGGCCTGGGTCATTGCAGAATAGTTCTCATTTACGTGTCCCCACCTGCACTGTACCAGGCCTATGTTTGGCTTGGCAAAGTATGGGATTGCTTTTTTGAGGAACCATTCTGGAGGGATAAAGTCGGCATCAAAAATTGCCACGTATTCTGTGTTGGTGATAGTCATTGCATATTTGAGAGCACCCGCCTTGTACCCCTTTCGGGTACCTCTGCGTATGTGCACGATGTCGAATCCAGCCTTTTTGTGATCAGCCACTACATTGTGTAAAAGATCAGTAGTGTCATCATCGGAATCATCAAGAACCATTATCTTCATTTTGTCTTTTGGATAGTCCATCGCACATACCGCATCGACTAGTCTTGCTGCAACGTATTTTTCATTATACAGTGGAAGCTGTATTGTGATGGAAGGTGTTCCGACTTGCAGTACAGGATGCTTGTCTTTTCTTCGGATTGCCAAAAACGCAAGATAGTAGAAATTAAAGGTATAAGCAGTCAGCAAAATGGCTGAGAAAATGAATATATCAAAAACAAACACCGTAAATGGATTTACCGCCATGGTAGATCAGCCCACATTAGGCCATTTATGACTTAGGATTTTCTCTGGAAGATTTTGATTGCCTGTGGTGGACATACGCCTTCACATGCCAAACAAAAGATACAATCTGGCTCGCGCGCCATTAGTGGCTTTTTGTCAGATGCTGGATTTCCAGGCGTATCAAACCATTCATAGACCTGAACAGGACATGCATCAATGCAAGCTCCGTCTGCAACACAGATATCATAATCAACTGATACAAACTCGCCCCAGACACCCATTATTCCATTGTCTTCTCCCTTTCTGCCCCAAGTCTTGACGACATTTTTGTTGGAAGCCACAGTATATGGTATACTTGATGGCATGTGGGATTTGTATTCAACATCAATTGGTCCCGGTTTTGCACCATCTGGAACTTCAATTACCTCTGATACTAGTTCTTGCGTTCCGGCAGGAATCTCTGGTTTTGGTTTTGGTTTTGCGTTTGGAACTATTTTTGCAAGTGGGGTTAGATCCTCTAGTCTTTTGAGTGCGGCGTCGGGTTCGATTTTTTCTAGCCTTGCAAGACTCTCCACCATCTTGTCTGCTAGAATAGTATTTCGTAGAATGGTGTCAATTATCATCTTTGCATAATAGTCGGCTTTTTTGCGATAGTCCTTTACCCACTGTGGGTCGCCAAATTTCTCAATTGGAAATATTTGGTAAATGATATCCACTACCTCGCCAGATACTATTTCCACAGTAATGGAGAGGTTTGTTTTTTGGTATCCCCTGGAGCTTGGGTCCGGCATGTTTTCCTCAGTCCAGGTATGGGTCGCAAAGACTCTGTCAGCAAAGGTATCCATCGTAAAGGTCTTTTTGAGGCCCTCAACTATGGATTTCATCTCCAATGGATCTTCCAGCTTGATTGGTAAGCGGTACAGCCCTAGCTTGAAGCCATGTAATGGGTAGACGCCCCTTTTTGTGGTGGGTGATTCCATTGTGTAAACTCGATCTTTTAATAAAAGCGACATGTGCTATTTTTTGAGCCAATTTTCTTTCTTTAAAAATCTTACACAGTATAGTACCTTGATCATCATATTGTTTGATTGATCGTTACTTTCTTGGATAATTCACTCACCAAATATCTTTGGAGTCACACTTGCATATCATAAAATATTTAACATATGTTAGCTGATTAAACAAAGTTGGTCGCAGCAAATAAAGCAAGAATAACTTATGTTCAGCTTTTAAAAGAGGATCTCGCAGTTTTTCGTATCGTACCAGAAGATGGGGTAATTCCAGACTACAAGGCAGGCCAGTTCCTTACACTTGGAATTTCAGTGGCAAATGAAAACTACAAAACCGTTAGAAGGGCTTATTCCATTGCATCTCATCCTGAAAATAAAAAATATTATGAATTTGTAATCAGGTGGGTAAGAAAGCCACTTCCAGGTCGTGTCACAACCCAGTTGTTTTACGCAAGCGATGGCGATGAGGTCACAATAGGAAACCCAACAGGAAACGCCCTTATCATAAACGACAAGCTTCCAGACGGCAGAAAAGACGAAAGACGAATTGTCTGCATCGGCGGCGGAACCGGGATTGCACCGTTTGTGAGTTTTGCAAAGCATCTGAACGCAGTTGGTGATAAAAGAGAGGTCGTTGTATTGCACGGTGCAAGTTATGTTGATGAGCTAAGTTACAGAGGATTGTTCACAGAACTTGAAACCGAAAGCATAGATCGAGGAGCAGACAAGTGGAACTTCAAGTATCGTGCAGCGGTTAGTCGTCCACAAGAATGGTTTAATCGAGCATGGAATGGTCCAACAGGAAGAGTTGAGAATTTCCTGCGCGCAAAGGACGGTGGAAAATCACCACTAGAGGAACTAGTCGGTGAAAAGATCACAAGAGACAATACCAGCTTTTACATTTGTGGCTGGCAAGGAACAATTGATGGCGTTATGGAATTTCTAACACCACAAGGCTTTGTGACATATCACGACAAACGTGATGATGACAGCTTTGAAGTAAAGTACGAATCATACGGATAAACAGAGCTCAAAATTATTTTTGTAAGATTATCCTTTTCGTATTATAAATTGCATCAATGCTTCTTTGGAATATTCAATTCCGTGCTCTTCAGTTGAGTGAGAGTTGTATTCTTCAATTACTTTACCGACATCGTTTCCACTAGAAACAAAATCACAATCAAAACCATAATCCCGACATACTAGCTTGATCACTTTTGTGATGTTTGGATTATCTTATTTATCTATTTCTAGATTTTTAGAATAAGAATTAGTTATGGTATAGAATTATTTTTTTGCCACAGTTGGTTTTGGAAGAATTCCATCCACGATTGCAGTTGTCAGATCAGTGATAATTTTGATCTTTTTCTCATCTGTTTCGCCAAGCAATTCTAGTGTCTTTTCCAGTTCCTTTTTTCGTAGCGCATCTACGCTTGCAAACACGTCGGTTACCTGCGGGCCCTGCTCTATTAGCTTCATTGTTGCCTCAATTACCGCGATTTCTTTTGCGATGATTTTCTCTACTGCAATAATGGTCTCTTCCTGTGCCTTGAGATCCCGCTCCTCCATTTCGGTTAGCTGGTCTCGGAACATTAGCTTGATTCCAGGTAAAGTCATCACAGTATCATCTACTGTCCTTGGATCAGAAATGTCCAAAATCATGGTTCCCTTGGTGTTATTTTCCATTGTTAGTTTCAGGTTATCAAAGGTGAGAGCAAAATAGTCAGAGGTTGTTGCAACAAAGACAAAATCAAATTTGTTAAATTCCTTTAGTGCTTCTTTGAATCCAATTGGCTTGCCGCCCAGTATTTTTGAAAAGCCAGTTGCACGCTCTATTGTCATGCTACAAACATCAAATGGGTATGCCTTTTTGTTGAGTGATTTGGCAACCATTGCGGCAGTCTCTCCAGTACCCATCAAAAGCACACGTTTTTTCGCATCAAGGCCAGCATTTTGTTCTGCTATTTTGACTGCCATCTCTCCAAGGGATTTTGCACCCTTGTTGATTTGAGTCGAGTTTCTAATGCGGGTAGCAGTAAGAATTACAGTGTCAAACAGTTTGTTGAGTATCTTATCAGATGTCTTGGCAAGCTTTGCTCCAAGTATGGTTGCCTTTAGCTCGCCAAGTATTGTCTCGTTTCCTACCACGACGGATTCTAGGCCGCACGCCAACTTTAGCAGATGCAAGTAGACATCTGTATTGACATATACTTCCAAGATTTGATCAAAATGATCAATGTCGTATTGTTCCAGTTCGGTTAGTGATTGCCAAGTTTCTCGGATTTTGCTTATGATCAAGGTTTTGCCCTCAGATGATCTAAGGTCTGGTGAGTCAGTCTCCATTGCATTTACGGTAAATATCTCAACTCTGCTTTGCGTTTGAAGTATCACACATTCTGAGACGCCCGGAATCTTTTTGAATGCCTCAGATGCGGCCGCAAGATCCTTAAATGAGAATCTGGCTAGACTGTGAATCGGTATATTCCTAAATGTAACGCGGACATTAATGACATTGAATGTTCCATCATTCATCTACGATCACTTGTGCTCCAGTTTGGCTCGGCCATTTTGTGCAGTGCGAAATACATTCATGCTATAGTAAAAGCTCTCATAGAGTGAATCTAGATATTCTAGTTCTTGTTCTGTACGGGTGATATCTTCTGGGATTGCATCCGGATCATTTTTCAGATTAGCCAGTTTTTGTTTTGCTGCAGCCACGAGTTCTGCAATACCGGACTCATAGTTTGATGTGCCCCCATATTCTACGCTGAGAACATGTTTTGGCGCATATTGAGGAGTCGCATCGACTGGAATCTCGACTTTTTTCGATATTTCTTCTTGTTCTTCCTCACTTAGCATGATTCTTTTTGGAATGAGATCTTTTTTGTAGCGGAAAAATTCCGGCTCACCCATTTCTCTTCTGAAAATTCTTTCTTGATTTCGTTTATTTGTAAGTGGTTTTCCTGCGGCTGATGCTTGTGCAGATTTTGCTATTGCGGCATATTCTTTTTCTGCCTCTGCTGCTGCTTTTGCCATGACCGCCATTGCTGATTCGTATTCTTTTTCTGCTGCCTCTAAAATCGCTTTTGCGGTTGCAAGCTTGGTAGCTGCAAGCTCGGCCTGTGTTGTTGCAGCTTGAACTTGTGCGCCTGCACTAGATGGTTTTTGTTCTTTTGGAGCATCTTGGGTGCTTTCAGACAACAAAATTATTCCATTTATGCTTAGATTTTAAGTTTTTACAAATACGGGTTAGTCAAACCGATCTATTTTTTCAAAAATATATGTAAAGATTTAGGATTTTCTCTGGAAGATTTTGATTGCCTGTGGTGGACATACGCCTTCACATGCCAAGCAAAAGATACAGTCCGGCTCGCGCGCCATAAGTGGCTTTTTTGCCGATGCCACGTTTCCTGGTGTATCAAACCATTCATACACCGAAACAGGGCATGCATCAATGCACGCACCATCTGCAACACAGATATCATAATCAACTGATACAAACTCGCCCCAGACACCCATGTTCGTGTTGTCTGTTCCCACGCGTCCCCAAGTCTTGATGACATTTTTGTTGGAAGCCACAGTGTATGGTATGGTGACGGGCATGTGAGCCTTGTATTCTACATCTATTGGTCCTGTCTTTGGACCATCTAGTAATGCACCCATCACAGGTGCAGCTCCCTGAGACACCTCGACTTCTGGTTTTGGTTTTGGTTTTGCGTCAGGAACTATTTTTGCAAATGGAGTTAGTTTTTCAAGTTCTGCTATTGCATCGTCTTGCTCGAATTTCTTGCTCTTGACAAAATATTCAATCATCTTGTCTGCCAGAATAGTATTTCGTAGAATGGTATCAATTATCATCTTTGCATAATAGTCGGCTTTTTTACGATAGTCCTTGATCCATTCCTGGTCGCCAAATTTCTCAATTGGGAATATTTGGTAAATGATATCCACTACCTCGCCAGATACTATTTCTACAGTAATTGAGAGGTTGGCTTTTTGGTATCCCTTTGCGTCTGGGTCTGGCATGTTCTCTTCAATCCAATTGTATGTGGCAAAGATTCGATCAGCATACATGTCCATTGAAAATGTCTTTTTGAGTCCATCAAAAACAGA belongs to Candidatus Nitrosotenuis cloacae and includes:
- a CDS encoding methyl-accepting chemotaxis protein, with the translated sequence MLKGKSISLNWKLQLLFNAIAIVSVLVISMGNFNITSQMVEKSGDASMKTHLSEMFTQAIILGITVNAGVGVFAYFISRRITKPIIKATEIATKISQGDLSITVQESKSNDEIGKLLNAEKQMVSNLRNIISEVNNSSQSVFASAQQIAASGTEMNSSIQQISATVDQIARGSESQAQGLNKSKQIVDDLSKTINELSRDAVESVEETNRVGILSEKGSESAKEAGQRMNNIIRVTNNSAEKVRGLAQKTSEITAVLDVIRQIADQTNLLALNAAIEAARAGEAGRGFAVVADEVRRLAESSSKSSEEIDSKLKQIQEDAQIVVEDIEISSNEVNQGKMVIESSLKTLDEIALHIRSVSEKAKHLSNTAQQEVIKVKEVSTHAIEISAVAEQNASATEETSAAVEQQTSHTHEIASAANQMSTLAEQLQNVISKFKLSSDEPEILVQN
- a CDS encoding glycosyltransferase, with translation MAVNPFTVFVFDIFIFSAILLTAYTFNFYYLAFLAIRRKDKHPVLQVGTPSITIQLPLYNEKYVAARLVDAVCAMDYPKDKMKIMVLDDSDDDTTDLLHNVVADHKKAGFDIVHIRRGTRKGYKAGALKYAMTITNTEYVAIFDADFIPPEWFLKKAIPYFAKPNIGLVQCRWGHVNENYSAMTQAQALSLDFHFLVEQRAKSNSHLYMNFNGTAGIWKRDCIEDAGGWHTATLVEDLDLSYRAQMKGWKCVFIEDIVVDAELPVQMNAAKRQQFRWAKGAIQCAVKLLGDILIKRHIPIETKIQAFVQLTRHIGYPLLLVQFLALPILLAANFNLHVLKFVPALTIMTYLAMGPFAYLVVIYNLWGQNWKQKAKVMPFLLIYSAGMAVNNTVAVFDGIFGKKNEFLRTPKYGIIKNTDDWRDKAYNLPFTKTTLLEIFFGVYGLLGILISIFSKNPIFAPIIAIPTIGFFYVAYQSLSHSRFKRIKSERPKTKTEKMADNYYQMALIGMFAIIVFGAYMAYQGYQTDVYPLDLSRGYLDRIATGGNPQSMLQDLNAIKEQLPKEGNPVWIFPTDTTDFTRIQQDIDSLIESMDAIQNEPKNSVEYSTAMTDTHLRAIQIRQNLMDATPYMYASFSNIVFSSAWIAAILGIFAVLKRKKDQLKAYDRSEDV
- a CDS encoding 4Fe-4S dicluster domain-containing protein, translating into MSLLLKDRVYTMESPTTKRGVYPLHGFKLGLYRLPIKLEDPLEMKSIVEGLKKTFTMDTFADRVFATHTWTEENMPDPSSRGYQKTNLSITVEIVSGEVVDIIYQIFPIEKFGDPQWVKDYRKKADYYAKMIIDTILRNTILADKMVESLARLEKIEPDAALKRLEDLTPLAKIVPNAKPKPKPEIPAGTQELVSEVIEVPDGAKPGPIDVEYKSHMPSSIPYTVASNKNVVKTWGRKGEDNGIMGVWGEFVSVDYDICVADGACIDACPVQVYEWFDTPGNPASDKKPLMAREPDCIFCLACEGVCPPQAIKIFQRKS
- a CDS encoding FAD-binding oxidoreductase, translated to MVAANKARITYVQLLKEDLAVFRIVPEDGVIPDYKAGQFLTLGISVANENYKTVRRAYSIASHPENKKYYEFVIRWVRKPLPGRVTTQLFYASDGDEVTIGNPTGNALIINDKLPDGRKDERRIVCIGGGTGIAPFVSFAKHLNAVGDKREVVVLHGASYVDELSYRGLFTELETESIDRGADKWNFKYRAAVSRPQEWFNRAWNGPTGRVENFLRAKDGGKSPLEELVGEKITRDNTSFYICGWQGTIDGVMEFLTPQGFVTYHDKRDDDSFEVKYESYG
- a CDS encoding DUF1059 domain-containing protein produces the protein MIKLVCRDYGFDCDFVSSGNDVGKVIEEYNSHSTEEHGIEYSKEALMQFIIRKG
- the hemA gene encoding glutamyl-tRNA reductase, giving the protein MNDGTFNVINVRVTFRNIPIHSLARFSFKDLAAASEAFKKIPGVSECVILQTQSRVEIFTVNAMETDSPDLRSSEGKTLIISKIRETWQSLTELEQYDIDHFDQILEVYVNTDVYLHLLKLACGLESVVVGNETILGELKATILGAKLAKTSDKILNKLFDTVILTATRIRNSTQINKGAKSLGEMAVKIAEQNAGLDAKKRVLLMGTGETAAMVAKSLNKKAYPFDVCSMTIERATGFSKILGGKPIGFKEALKEFNKFDFVFVATTSDYFALTFDNLKLTMENNTKGTMILDISDPRTVDDTVMTLPGIKLMFRDQLTEMEERDLKAQEETIIAVEKIIAKEIAVIEATMKLIEQGPQVTDVFASVDALRKKELEKTLELLGETDEKKIKIITDLTTAIVDGILPKPTVAKK
- a CDS encoding 4Fe-4S binding protein is translated as MSLLLKDRVYTMESPTAKRGVYPLHGYKLGLYRLPIKLEDPLEMKSVFDGLKKTFSMDMYADRIFATYNWIEENMPDPDAKGYQKANLSITVEIVSGEVVDIIYQIFPIEKFGDQEWIKDYRKKADYYAKMIIDTILRNTILADKMIEYFVKSKKFEQDDAIAELEKLTPFAKIVPDAKPKPKPEVEVSQGAAPVMGALLDGPKTGPIDVEYKAHMPVTIPYTVASNKNVIKTWGRVGTDNTNMGVWGEFVSVDYDICVADGACIDACPVSVYEWFDTPGNVASAKKPLMAREPDCIFCLACEGVCPPQAIKIFQRKS